A stretch of the Xiphias gladius isolate SHS-SW01 ecotype Sanya breed wild chromosome 21, ASM1685928v1, whole genome shotgun sequence genome encodes the following:
- the LOC120783483 gene encoding cytochrome b561 domain-containing protein 2: MAHPNKGSESEPRVCAYTRTASAVLTHCVCIVFSVFMALLSRPGTSWFSWHPFCMTLAFSFFMTEAILLFSPDGSPIKRFPHKTKGRVHWILQCLCVSCAVLGLVAIAYNKHLNGKPHFTSWHGLLGLLTVCVVALQSLAAVPLIYHSLAKGWSLAKLKRYHAASGLVTYLLGSVSLLLGLCSAWFTASVGEYAWYLSALCPALSALLIMNQVTSAYMAKKRLKS; the protein is encoded by the exons ATGGCTCATCCCAACAAAGGCTCTGAATCCGAGCCTCGGGTCTGCGCTTACACCCGGACAGCCTCCGCGGTGCTGACCCATTGCGTCTGCATCGTCTTCAGTGTGTTCATGGCACTTCTGTCTCGACCGGGCACGA gttgGTTTTCCTGGCATCCTTTCTGCATGACACTGGCT ttCTCCTTCTTCATGACAGAAGCCATACTCCTCTTCTCCCCCGACGGCTCCCCCATCAAAAGGTTTCCACACAAGACCAAAGGTCGTGTTCACTGGATCctgcagtgtctctgtgtgtcctgtGCAGTCCTGGGCCTGGTGGCCATCGCCTACAACAAACACCTTAATGGTAAACCCCACTTCACCTCGTGGCACGGTCTTCTGGGCTTGctcacagtgtgtgtggttgcgCTGCAGTCTTTGGCAGCGGTGCCTCTCATCTACCATTCTCTAGCCAAAGGCTGGTCCCTGGCCAAACTCAAACGTTACCACGCGGCGTCTGGACTCGTCACCTACCTGCTCGGCAGTGTCAGCCTGCTCCTCGGCCTCTGTTCTGCCTGGTTCACCGCTTCTGTCGGGGAATACGCCTGGTACCTCTCAGCACTCTGCCCTGCCCTCAGTGCCCTCCTCATAATGAACCAGGTCACCAGTGCTTACATGGCTAAGAAACGGTTGAAGTCCTGA
- the rad54l2 gene encoding helicase ARIP4, with amino-acid sequence MSEEAISESDLEPSLDSEEEYLDNEEEEDNDDMEEDENENDGDDEDDYVDRPASAQSRTETAQDGRDSTSATSGEASSEPPSRPASQPSSGGPSRPASRSQPPTSLENSSQSKPPSSKTKKQKASKLTKSSKSSKGSKLSKPSKPAHMRKNIRKLLKEDQLEAGTKAAQQEEMERRKRLEQQRKDFPTPAPAVPDSQLVDTASILGEVSHLVPALLSKQDVICLDSSGDEDEKVEPKLPPLAIRDDVIELSSGDEDALQISSESADEDADGTTGSEESSGAHINDDLNLPDTQGRVLVNINHPAEEKDIYLAPQLARTVKPHQIGGIRFLYDNLIESLERYKTSSGFGCILAHSMGLGKTLQVISFIDILLKNTEAHTVLAIVPVNTLQNWLTEFNLWLPPQEALSPDTDPALVTGRTFKVHILNDEHKTTLARAKVVEDWSRDGGVLLMGYEMYRLLSMKKSFVMGKKRKSKKPAGPIIIDLDEEDRQQELMKGIEKAIARPGPDVVICDEGHRIKNYHASTSQALKNIRSRRRVVLTGYPLQNNLIEYWCMVDFVRPDFLGTRQEFSNMFERPILNGQCVDSTPQDVRLMRYRSHVLHSLLEGFVQRRGHDVLRDQLPTKEEHVILVRLSPIQRALYTEFMKRFREAGNSGWLGLNPLKAFCVCCKIWNHPDVLYEALQKENQANEQDLDLDDITSASNPRCPAPGGGLKAKVADSSNSKVNNTLPPLNPSQDRANQVITYEWAKDIMSNYQTGVLQNSAKMVLLFHLIDESVRRRDKILVFSQSLSTLTVIEDFLSKRPMPTNIASSDTHSQNWVRNLNYYRLDGSTSASERERLINQFNDPENNAAWVFLLSTRAGCLGVNLIGANRVVVFDASWNPCHDAQAVCRVYRYGQRKPCYIYRLVCDFTLEKKIYDRQVSKQGMSDRVVDDLNPVLNFTRKEVESLLHFVEEEQEANKIALGSRDTFETVIYQACQFYPHLITKQPFHHESLLVDRKESKLTKAEKRAAKKSYEDEKRASVPYSRPSYAPYYPTSDQTLTNIPAFNQRGWRPMARPDEKPVASVRPIQSTPIPMMPRQVGMGMAGSSSAGSLPVNFLQKAGVYVQRIVTSTDIVIPGANSTTDVQARISAGESIHVIRGSKGTYIRTNDGRIFAIRSGKISRPVVGGSAASRDTQGSLIHPVSNGCSSPVDQQQRSPNGEQRPSSPLSSEILRELSRYTSSTGDAATGMGNELLSPPDVSAVPAGDGGSSQISQTGDLSRQLSDDLLSSSLEMHGTKRKSTESQGTKQIGGKRTSAATRFPGLSMSSSGLSFPPVGLNSSSLLGNLGHMSHPLLMGGSGGSSFLQTPGQTLADLQTMFPSAGSDLLRQSATGNGHLPIPSSSSLSTVFSSASTTIPMSSTPSAATSSSLAQGSLPPYLMNPNMAGLLSSGFPLNYSQSLLSEPRMFPTPLLSGSGGFPAPNSSSTTSSFLSHYNNPTSSLLGAALTQPDRHQSTENGGSSSDDDVIEVTGQ; translated from the exons ATGTCTGAAGAGGCGATTTCAGAAAGTGACCTGGAGCCCAGCCTTGACAGTGAAGAGGAGTATTTGGacaatgaggaagaggaggacaatgATGACATGGAGGaagatgagaatgaaaatgatggaGATGATGAAGACGACTATGTTG ATCGGCCCGCCAGTGCCCAGAGCAGGACAGAAACAGCTCAGGATGGCAGGGACTCTACCTCAGCTACCTCCGGAGAGGCTTCCTCTGAGCCTCCATCTCGGCCTGCATCCCAACCATCCTCTGGGGGTCCCTCCAGACCTGCCTCTCGCTCTCAGCCTCCAACCAGCCTGGAGAATTCAAGCCAGAGCAAGCCACCTTCCAGCAAAACCAAGAAACAAAAAGCCTCTAAATTAACCAAATCCTCCAAGTCTTCAAAAGGCTCCAAACTTTCCAAGCCATCTAAGCCTGCACATATGAGGAAAAATATCAG AAAGCTGCTGAAAGAGGATCAGCTGGAGGCTGGGACCAAGGCTGCTCAacaggaagagatggagaggcgAAAACGCCTGGAGCAGCAGAGAAAGGACTTTCCTACGCCAGCCCCAGCTGTCCCAGACTCTCAACTAG TGGACACTGCTTCAATATTAGGAGAAGTATCTCACTTGGTCCCCGCTCTCCTGAGCAAGCAGGATGTGATTTGTCTGGACAGCAGtggtgatgaagatgaaaaagtgGAGCCAAAGTTGCCTCCACTTGCCATTAGAGATG ATGTAATTGAGCTCAGTTCTGGGGACGAGGACGCCCTGCAAATAAGTAGCGAGTCGGCCGACGAGGACGCTGATGGCACCACTGGCTCAGAGGAGAGCAGCGGGGCACACATCAACGACGATTTGAACCTGCCTGATACCCAGGGTCGAGTGCTGGTTAATATCAATCACCCTGCGGaggaaaaagacatttatctTGCTCCACAGCTGGCCAGGACTGTCAAACCTCACCAG ATCGGGGGAATTCGGTTTCTCTATGATAACCTCATTGAGTCTCTGGAGCGTTATAAGACCAGCAGTGGCTTTGGCTGCATCCTTGCCCACAGCATGGGGCTGGGCAAGACACTGCAGGTCATTTCCTTCATTGACATCCTACTGAAGAATACTGAGGCCCACACTGTGCTAGCCATTGTCCCT GTGAACACACTTCAGAACTGGCTGACAGAGTTTAACCTCTGGCTCCCACCTCAAGAAGCCCTCTCCCCTGACACTGACCCTGCACTAGTCACTGGCCGCACATTCAAAGTTCACATTCTCAACGATGAGCACAA AACGACACTGGCCAGGGCCAAGGTTGTGGAGGACTGGTCCAGAGATGGAGGCGTGTTGCTCATGGGTTATGAGATGTACCGTCTGCTGTCCATGAAGAAGAGCTTTGTTATGGGCAAGAAGAGGAAATCAAAGAAGCCCGCAGGACCAATCATCATTGACCTTGATGAAGAAGATAGACAGCAGGAACTCATGAAAG GTATTGAAAAGGCCATTGCGCGGCCTGGACCAGATGTGGTGATCTGTGACGAGGGCCATCGCATTAAGAACTACCATGCCAGCACATCACAGGCCCTGAAGAACATCCGCTCCCGGCGCAGAGTAGTTCTAACAGGTTATCCGTTGCAGAACAACCTCATTGAGTACTGGTGCATGGTGGACTTTGTTAGGCCCGACTTTTTAGGCACACGCCAGGAGTTCAGCAACATGTTCGAGCGGCCCATTCTGAATGGGCAGTGCGTGGACAGCACACCTCAAGATGTCCGCCTCATGCGCTACCGCAGCCATGTGCTGCACAGCCTGTTGGAGGGTTTTGTCCAGAG ACGGGGTCATGATGTGCTGCGGGACCAGCTTCCCACCAAGGAGGAGCATGTCATCTTAGTGCGGCTCTCTCCCATTCAGAGGGCGCTGTATACCGAGTTTATGAAACGCTTCCGAGAAGCAGGAAACAGCGGCTGGCTCGGTCTTAACCCACTCAAAGCCTTCTGTGTATGCTGCAAG ATCTGGAATCACCCCGACGTCCTTTATGAAGCCCTGCAGAAGGAGAATCAGGCCAACGAGCAGGACCTGGACCTCGATGACATCACTTCAGCCAGTAACCCTCGCTGCCCCGCACCTGGTGGTGGCCTCAAAGCCAAAGTAGCTGACTCGAGCAACAGCAAAGTTAACAACACTCTGCCACCACTCAATCCCTCGCAAGATAGAGCCAATCAAGTCATTACATATGAATGG GCAAAGGACATAATGTCAAACTACCAAACCGGAGTTCTCCAAAACTCTGCCAAGATGGTTCTGCTCTTTCACTTGATTGATGAGAGTGTGAGAAGAAGAGACAAGATATTGGTGTTTAG TCAAAGCTTGTCCACACTGACTGTCATTGAGGACTTCTTATCAAAGAGACCCATGCCAACAAACATCGCCTCCTCTGACACCCACAGTCAAAACTGGGTTCGCAACCTCAATTACTACA GACTGGATGGGAGTACATCTGCCTCAGAAAGAGAGCGACTTATCAATCAGTTTAATGACCCAGAGAACAACGCAGCATGGGTCTTCCTACTTTCCACCAG AGCGGGCTGCTTAGGTGTAAATCTAATTGGGGCCAACCGCGTCGTTGTGTTTGACGCCTCCTGGAACCCCTGTCATGATGCCCAGGCAGTGTGTAGGGTGTATCGTTATGGTCAAAGGAAACCGTGCTACATTTACCGCCTCGTTTGTGATTTCACCTTAGAGAAGAAAATCTATGACAGACAAGTCTCCAAACAGGGCATGTCTG acCGAGTGGTTGATGACCTGAACCCAGTGCTGAACTTTACTCGTAAGGAAGTTGAGTCACTGCTGCACTTTgtagaggaggagcaggaagccAACAAAATCGCTCTGGGATCCCGGGACACCTTTGAGACAGTGATATACCAAGCCTGTCAGTTTTACCCACACCTTATCACCAAG CAACCTTTCCATCATGAGTCCCTGCTGGTAGACCGGAAAGAGTCGAAACTGaccaaagcagagaaaagagctGCCAAGAAGAGCTATGAGGATGAGAAACGAGCTTCTGTGCCCTATTCTCGCCCATCGTACGCCCCCTATTATCCAACCAGTGATCAGACGCTCACAAACATACCAGCATTTAACCAACGGGGCTG GCGTCCCATGGCAAGGCCGGATGAGAAGCCTGTGGCAAGTGTCAGGCCCATCCAGTCGACGCCAATCCCCATGATGCCTCGCCAGGTCGGCATGGGCATGGCTGGCTCCAGCTCTGCTGGCAGCCTGCCTGTCAACTTCCTGCAGAAAGCTGGAGTCTACGTGCAGAGGATTGTCACGTCAACTG ATATTGTAATCCCAGGAGCCAACAGCACAACTGATGTTCAAGCTCGGATTAGTGCAGGAGAGAGTATCCATGTTATCAGAGGATCTAAAG GTACCTATATTAGGACGAATGATGGAAGAATATTTGCTATTCGATCTGGAAAGATCAGTAGACCGGTAGTCGGGGGCTCTGCTGCATCAAGAG ACACCCAAGGTTCCCTGATCCATCCAGTCAGTAATGGCTGTTCATCTCCTGTAGATCAACAGCAGCGCTCTCCCAACGGAGAACAACGTCCCTCCTCTCCTTTAAGCTCTGAGATTCTCCGAGAACTCAGCCGCTACACTTCATCCACAGGTGATGCAGCCACTGGCATGGGGAATGAGTTGCTGTCACCCCCAGATGTGTCGGCTGTACCAGCAGGAGACGGGGGCAGTTCACAAATCAGTCAGACTGGTGACCTCAGTAGGCAACTCAGTGACGACCTCCTGAGCTCATCATTAGAGATGCATGGCACCAAACGCAAGAGTACTGAAAGCCAGGGCACCAAACAAATAGGAGGCAAACGCACCTCTGCTGCAACACGTTTCCCTGGACTGTCCATGAGTTCCAGTGGCCTCAGTTTTCCTCCTGTGGGTTTGAACTCTTCCTCCCTACTGGGGAACCTAGGGCACATGAGTCATCCACTTCTGATGGGTGGCAGTGGTGGATCATCATTCCTTCAGACACCAGGACAAACACTGGCTGACCTACAGACCATGTTCCCCTCTGCAGGCTCAGACCTACTGAGACAGTCTGCCACAGGGAACGGGCACCTTCCAATCCCCTCCTCGTCCTCTCTGTCTactgttttctcctctgcttccaCCACAATTCCTATGTCATCTACGCCCTCTGCAGCAACTTCTTCCTCCCTGGCACAAGGTTCTCTGCCGCCATACTTGATGAACCCCAACATGGCTGGCCTACTTTCATCAGGCTTCCCTCTCAACTACAGCCAGTCATTGCTCTCTGAGCCAAGGATGTTCCccacccctctcctctctgggTCAGGGGGGTTCCCTGCACCTAACTCCAGTTCTACTACATCCAGCTTCCTCTCTCATTACAACAACCCCACCTCCAGCCTGTTGGGGGCAGCTCTGACCCAACCGGACAGACATCAGAGTACAGAGAATGGCGGCAGTAGTTCTGATGACGATGTTATAGAGGTGACAGGACAATAG